The following proteins are encoded in a genomic region of Leptospira fainei serovar Hurstbridge str. BUT 6:
- a CDS encoding heavy metal translocating P-type ATPase has translation MVPNKTRNTEEVTLDLYGMTCANCALRIEKGLSKLPGVSEARVNFARETAFVRHNRETTTSDLLSKVESLGYKASEHSEKNSVEVSKAHQSEMNSLKIRFLLSTFFSLPLLYSMVSHFGFLSFLPLPGLLMNPWVQFVFAAPVQFWIGFPFYRGAFRALRNGAANMDVLVALGTTAAFGYSLAISLVTGITVGDPFFLITGNHSAHSIYPPLYYETSAVLLTFLLGGKWMEAVAKGRSSQAIQSLLELKPETARIRKSEEWVEVPSEYLKPGDEIQIRPGERMPTDGTVLNGSSAVDESMLTGESLPVEKYAGSRVMGGTINGNGALIIRADKVGSDTLLSSIIRTVEDAQASRAPIQRIADRISSVFVPSVVLIAGLDFILWFFWLEPGILGAALEKSIAVLVIACPCALGLATPVSLLVGTGKAASQGILFRNAEALETAATLEVLAFDKTGTLTEGRPAVEEILTIGVGESEILQKIASAESVSEHPLAKAILEFGKEKGLRMELPTDFQAEPGGGMRARIDDEFVIVGKAEFLSSNIQDLPQELIARSKIWEAEGKTVVWGKVDGMIPSWIILSLQDKLKDTAKEAIDELKRLGLELALLTGDHKLTAESIASKVGITEVHASLHPKEKSEVIRSIQATGKKVGMAGDGINDAPALAKAEVGFAMGNGTDIAMETAGVVLVKGDLRRLADAIRISRATVRNIRENLFWALAYNALGIPIAAAGYLAPWIAGAAMAFSSVSVVGNALRLKRK, from the coding sequence ATGGTCCCGAATAAAACCCGAAATACCGAAGAAGTTACGCTCGATTTATACGGCATGACCTGCGCAAACTGCGCTTTGCGAATCGAGAAAGGTTTGTCCAAACTGCCGGGAGTCTCGGAAGCGAGAGTTAATTTTGCGAGAGAGACCGCTTTCGTGCGCCACAATCGTGAAACGACGACTTCGGACCTGCTCTCGAAAGTAGAGTCGCTCGGATATAAAGCCTCCGAGCATTCGGAAAAGAACTCCGTCGAAGTGAGTAAAGCCCATCAAAGCGAAATGAATTCGCTAAAAATTAGATTTCTATTATCTACTTTTTTTTCACTTCCGCTGCTTTATTCGATGGTTTCTCATTTTGGATTCCTGTCATTTCTACCACTGCCGGGATTACTAATGAATCCTTGGGTTCAATTCGTCTTCGCGGCGCCCGTCCAATTTTGGATCGGATTTCCTTTTTATCGAGGCGCCTTCCGAGCTTTAAGGAACGGGGCCGCGAATATGGACGTGCTGGTAGCTCTCGGAACGACTGCCGCGTTCGGGTACAGTTTAGCGATCAGTCTTGTTACCGGAATCACGGTCGGCGATCCTTTTTTTCTTATAACCGGTAATCACTCGGCGCATTCGATATACCCTCCTCTGTATTACGAGACCTCGGCGGTATTACTCACGTTTTTGTTAGGGGGAAAGTGGATGGAAGCCGTTGCAAAAGGCAGAAGCTCACAAGCTATACAATCCCTGCTAGAGCTGAAACCGGAAACCGCAAGAATACGAAAAAGCGAAGAATGGGTCGAAGTCCCTTCGGAATATCTGAAACCCGGTGACGAGATTCAAATACGTCCGGGAGAAAGAATGCCGACGGACGGAACTGTGCTTAACGGATCTAGCGCGGTTGATGAATCGATGTTAACGGGAGAAAGTCTCCCGGTGGAAAAATACGCAGGATCGCGAGTCATGGGCGGGACGATCAATGGAAACGGTGCGTTGATCATTCGTGCGGATAAAGTAGGATCGGACACGCTTCTTTCATCCATCATTCGAACCGTCGAAGACGCACAAGCTTCGAGGGCTCCGATACAAAGAATTGCGGATAGAATCTCATCCGTTTTTGTTCCTTCGGTGGTTCTCATCGCGGGTCTGGATTTCATTCTCTGGTTCTTTTGGCTGGAGCCCGGAATTTTAGGAGCTGCATTAGAGAAATCGATTGCAGTTCTCGTAATCGCTTGTCCTTGCGCTTTGGGTCTCGCGACTCCCGTTTCTTTGCTCGTAGGTACGGGAAAAGCGGCTAGCCAAGGTATCCTATTCAGAAATGCAGAAGCCCTCGAAACTGCGGCTACCTTGGAAGTACTCGCGTTCGATAAAACCGGTACGTTAACCGAAGGGAGACCGGCAGTCGAAGAAATTCTAACGATCGGAGTCGGAGAATCGGAAATCTTGCAAAAAATTGCTTCCGCCGAATCTGTTTCGGAACATCCCTTGGCTAAAGCAATCCTGGAATTCGGGAAAGAAAAAGGACTGCGCATGGAACTACCGACAGATTTTCAAGCGGAGCCCGGAGGAGGAATGCGGGCTCGTATCGACGATGAGTTCGTAATCGTTGGAAAGGCGGAATTCCTCTCTTCCAATATCCAGGATCTCCCTCAGGAATTGATCGCTCGGAGTAAAATTTGGGAAGCCGAAGGAAAAACCGTAGTTTGGGGAAAAGTAGACGGGATGATTCCCTCCTGGATAATCCTCTCGCTCCAAGATAAATTAAAAGATACCGCAAAAGAAGCCATTGATGAACTCAAACGTTTAGGCTTGGAATTGGCACTCTTAACGGGAGATCATAAACTTACTGCGGAAAGCATCGCGTCCAAAGTGGGGATTACCGAAGTCCATGCATCTTTGCATCCGAAGGAAAAATCGGAGGTTATAAGAAGTATTCAAGCAACCGGAAAAAAAGTAGGAATGGCGGGAGACGGAATTAACGACGCGCCGGCTTTGGCGAAAGCGGAAGTCGGTTTCGCAATGGGGAACGGTACCGATATCGCAATGGAAACGGCGGGAGTGGTTCTTGTAAAAGGCGACCTGAGACGACTGGCGGACGCGATACGAATCAGCAGAGCGACGGTGCGGAATATTCGGGAGAATTTATTTTGGGCTTTGGCCTATAACGCGTTAGGCATTCCGATCGCCGCAGCCGGTTATTTGGCGCCTTGGATTGCAGGTGCAGCGATGGCATTTAGTTCGGTCTCGGTAGTAGGCAACGCCTTACGTTTAAAAAGAAAATAA
- a CDS encoding PilZ domain-containing protein, whose amino-acid sequence MAGTHSLFDDKYEYRDPSQQKRKNARVKITIDADFSVKGKSQRFPVHVVDIGTGGAGLETRTSVFEGDRIFLFAPINGKNMELESEVIRVSGKKANVIFVNLSDEDRELIQDLIHKKFFDKDKKPLV is encoded by the coding sequence ATGGCGGGCACGCACTCTCTTTTCGACGATAAATACGAGTACCGGGATCCCTCTCAGCAAAAGAGGAAGAACGCTCGCGTCAAAATCACGATTGATGCCGATTTTTCCGTAAAAGGAAAGTCTCAACGGTTTCCGGTCCATGTAGTGGATATCGGAACAGGGGGAGCCGGTCTAGAAACGAGAACTTCGGTTTTCGAAGGAGATCGGATTTTCCTTTTTGCCCCCATCAACGGTAAAAACATGGAACTGGAATCCGAAGTGATTCGAGTTTCCGGAAAGAAAGCCAATGTTATTTTTGTAAATCTTTCGGATGAAGATCGCGAACTTATTCAAGATCTGATTCATAAAAAGTTTTTCGATAAGGACAAAAAGCCTTTAGTTTGA
- a CDS encoding NRDE family protein — protein sequence MCTALIYRDPARNLYGLGFNRDESVKRKPSLSPVLLESPTGKTIAPIDGDAGGTWIGIAQDGEIICLLNYYEATLKLLRNPTSRGLLVRSILLKERTPESYSLSELEHYYPFKLFRIRRNETNIFVWDGKTYEIEKDKGIFTVFGSSFTQGPKAQVVRRDIFEKHFLPPVLPDSKGFVSLAKNFLSSHLPEKGALSPCMHRRDATTVSRTIFVVEGEQVHLFYKPIQPCEEGHEEEFNFTLTEFRTSP from the coding sequence ATGTGTACAGCCTTAATATACAGAGACCCGGCTCGCAATCTCTACGGTCTTGGATTCAACAGAGATGAATCCGTAAAACGTAAGCCTTCTCTTTCTCCGGTTTTATTGGAATCTCCAACGGGGAAGACGATTGCCCCTATAGACGGAGATGCGGGCGGGACTTGGATCGGAATCGCCCAAGACGGGGAGATCATCTGTCTTTTGAATTACTACGAAGCCACCTTAAAACTTCTGCGCAATCCGACAAGTCGGGGTCTTTTAGTACGCTCTATTCTTTTGAAGGAACGCACTCCGGAATCCTACTCCCTTTCTGAACTCGAGCATTATTATCCTTTTAAATTATTTCGGATTCGTCGGAACGAAACTAACATTTTCGTTTGGGACGGTAAAACGTATGAAATTGAAAAAGATAAGGGTATCTTTACGGTGTTCGGAAGTTCTTTTACGCAAGGTCCGAAAGCGCAGGTAGTTAGACGAGATATCTTCGAAAAGCATTTTTTGCCCCCCGTATTGCCGGATTCGAAAGGATTCGTTTCTTTGGCAAAAAATTTCCTTTCCTCGCACTTGCCGGAAAAAGGAGCTCTTTCGCCATGCATGCACCGAAGAGATGCGACGACGGTTTCTAGAACTATTTTTGTTGTCGAAGGAGAACAAGTTCACTTGTTCTATAAGCCGATTCAACCTTGTGAAGAAGGGCACGAAGAAGAGTTCAATTTCACTTTGACTGAATTTCGAACCTCTCCATGA
- a CDS encoding NUDIX hydrolase, producing the protein MKFCSVCGSAVSLRIPEGDSLPRYTCETCGTIHYQNPKVIVGSIPIWEGKILLCKRAIEPRKGYWTLPAGFLENRETVEDGASRETSEEANAQIQILRLHTVYSIPHISQIYMFFLANLVDGKFDVSPESEEVKLFSPDEIPWEEIAFASVTYALRKYTEEDGIPESGIHLGSLSADRKKKNGE; encoded by the coding sequence ATGAAATTTTGCAGCGTTTGCGGTTCCGCAGTTTCATTGAGGATCCCCGAAGGAGATAGTCTTCCTCGGTATACCTGCGAAACGTGCGGTACCATTCATTATCAAAATCCGAAGGTGATCGTAGGAAGCATACCGATTTGGGAAGGCAAGATTCTCCTATGTAAGAGGGCGATAGAACCTAGAAAAGGGTATTGGACTCTTCCCGCAGGATTTCTGGAAAATCGGGAAACCGTCGAAGACGGCGCTTCTCGAGAAACTTCCGAGGAAGCGAACGCGCAAATTCAAATTCTCCGACTCCATACCGTATATAGTATTCCTCATATAAGCCAGATTTATATGTTTTTCCTAGCAAACCTCGTGGACGGAAAATTCGACGTAAGTCCCGAATCCGAAGAAGTGAAGTTATTCTCACCCGACGAGATCCCTTGGGAAGAAATCGCCTTCGCTTCCGTCACTTACGCCCTACGTAAATATACCGAGGAAGACGGAATTCCCGAAAGCGGAATTCACTTAGGTTCTTTATCCGCAGATCGAAAGAAAAAGAACGGAGAATAA
- a CDS encoding heavy-metal-associated domain-containing protein: MRELKIDGMTCNHCVMTVKKAIQKTDPNAKIEIDLKTGIAKIESGASESDLLDAIQEEGYTLVSVKSI; the protein is encoded by the coding sequence ATGAGAGAATTAAAGATAGATGGAATGACTTGCAATCATTGCGTGATGACGGTCAAAAAAGCCATTCAGAAGACGGATCCGAATGCGAAGATCGAAATCGATTTGAAAACCGGCATCGCTAAAATAGAAAGCGGCGCATCCGAAAGCGACCTTTTGGATGCGATTCAGGAAGAAGGGTATACTCTCGTTTCGGTTAAGAGCATTTAG
- a CDS encoding adhesin OmpL37 family surface protein: MLSIPANKFRLGLILFGLPILFGMPIDGIKADIDSNRATALLRIEHGLKENEFHLKAINSTISNFGSENDKALYRRCIQHHIETFTLYLQFDLPHSYDEMRQTQRLLVGLYSGIVEANRSQVRRELDLLAKYALRTKDAEAIHQLEIGYRELGAAAIKKTIADNTRPYLPGIKTQYLYESLKLLKQSRKYMVLLSLKFLSDFQPDLQSHEFEEVYNEINRAMFSNADKYARIHFDNNFLIFNAENLYDATWASPALEELEKSLGEIDPGLNRQRRRAKRSLTP, translated from the coding sequence ATGCTAAGCATCCCTGCTAACAAGTTTCGACTTGGCTTAATTTTATTCGGATTACCGATTTTGTTCGGCATGCCGATAGACGGAATCAAAGCCGATATAGATAGCAATAGGGCAACTGCATTACTTCGAATTGAACACGGACTGAAGGAAAACGAATTCCATCTCAAAGCGATCAATAGCACGATATCGAATTTCGGAAGCGAAAACGATAAGGCATTATATCGTCGTTGCATCCAGCATCATATCGAAACCTTTACTCTCTATCTGCAATTCGATCTGCCCCATTCCTATGACGAAATGAGGCAAACACAGCGACTCTTGGTAGGCTTATATTCCGGCATCGTGGAGGCCAATCGAAGTCAGGTGCGACGGGAATTGGATCTCTTGGCAAAATACGCTCTCCGGACAAAAGACGCCGAAGCAATTCATCAATTGGAAATAGGGTACAGGGAGTTAGGAGCGGCCGCTATTAAAAAGACGATCGCGGATAACACTAGACCCTATCTTCCCGGCATAAAAACCCAGTACCTTTACGAATCCTTAAAGTTATTGAAACAATCCCGCAAGTATATGGTGTTACTTTCCCTTAAATTTTTATCCGATTTCCAGCCCGATTTGCAATCCCACGAATTCGAAGAAGTTTATAACGAGATCAATAGGGCAATGTTCTCGAATGCGGATAAATATGCTCGAATTCACTTCGACAATAATTTCCTGATTTTCAACGCGGAAAATCTCTACGACGCCACCTGGGCGTCTCCGGCTTTGGAAGAACTCGAAAAATCGTTGGGTGAAATCGATCCAGGCTTAAATCGTCAGCGTCGTCGGGCAAAACGAAGCCTAACTCCATAA
- the cueR gene encoding Cu(I)-responsive transcriptional regulator: MNIGELSKLTAISAKLIRHYESIGLIPKAYRTESGYRIYEDNDVHTLRFIKRARGLGFSLQEIKQLLGLWRNKSRASAQVKALAMSHVKEMEEKIAELQGMCATLRHLSKHCHGDNRPDCPILEELGG, encoded by the coding sequence ATGAACATTGGCGAGTTGTCTAAACTTACCGCGATCAGTGCAAAATTGATCAGACATTACGAATCCATCGGACTTATTCCAAAAGCCTATCGAACCGAATCGGGGTACAGAATCTACGAAGATAACGACGTGCATACGTTGAGATTCATCAAGCGTGCGCGCGGATTAGGTTTTTCTTTGCAAGAGATCAAACAGCTTTTAGGATTATGGAGAAATAAATCCAGAGCAAGCGCCCAGGTGAAAGCGTTAGCCATGTCCCATGTAAAGGAAATGGAGGAAAAAATCGCGGAATTACAGGGGATGTGCGCTACCTTACGTCATCTTTCCAAACATTGTCATGGAGATAATCGACCGGATTGTCCTATACTAGAGGAATTGGGCGGTTAG
- a CDS encoding carbon starvation CstA family protein: MLPLITVLGCFFLYFLGYKFYSGYLSRSVFQLKDTTGDTPAHRYNDGVDYLPTKPSILFGHHYASIAGLAPILGPAVAVIWGWLPAMLWVVFGAIFIGCVHDFGALVVSVRNEGKSIGQVAQDLLGPRARSLFHAIIFFLVALAMGVFVIVLAEMFSAGKKIVPQNPKPTVSVQEEKIPAVHTHSDEIRVESPSPIQLRSNFPEAVIPTVGLMLLALLVGWLHFKKGFKLAPLTILSVVLTLVVMVIGMNESVLSWTGLGDIERSPSIPSWKILLLLYAFLASVTPIWLLLQSRDYINSFLLYIGIIAIYLGFIKGSIFGEFTSFNADAVRSESIGLDLVPFVFITIACGAVSGFHALVSSGTTAKQLNREVDARPIGYGGMIGESLLGLTSVVACTIGFSSAAEWSSFYKSWAGIQGLAPQVGAYIYGTGRFISQLGFDQGFAQGFIALIVVSFALTSLDSATRLLRYNVEEIAESTGVDFLKKTLGNRYISSTIACLAIAFFAFLEVEQGGKKKAAGLALWKLFGTTNQLLAGLALLVVTIYLLYSKRKTWVSFIPMLFVLTATLWAMIVNFYEFLFDKTPNYLLAAVGGTLILLTLWLLVEAILAWRRFSRT, from the coding sequence ATGCTACCCCTTATTACCGTTCTCGGATGTTTCTTCCTATATTTTTTAGGCTATAAATTCTACTCCGGATATCTATCTAGATCCGTTTTCCAGCTAAAAGATACGACAGGGGATACTCCGGCGCATAGATACAACGATGGGGTAGACTACCTTCCTACCAAACCGTCGATCCTATTCGGTCACCATTATGCCTCGATAGCTGGATTGGCTCCTATTCTAGGACCGGCCGTTGCGGTGATTTGGGGTTGGCTTCCGGCTATGCTTTGGGTCGTTTTTGGAGCGATTTTTATCGGATGCGTTCATGATTTTGGAGCTTTAGTCGTTTCCGTTCGTAACGAAGGGAAGTCCATCGGCCAAGTGGCACAAGATTTATTGGGGCCGCGAGCCAGGAGTTTGTTCCATGCAATTATTTTTTTCCTGGTGGCCCTCGCGATGGGCGTATTCGTCATTGTGCTTGCAGAAATGTTTTCGGCGGGGAAGAAAATAGTCCCCCAAAATCCCAAGCCGACCGTTTCCGTTCAGGAAGAAAAGATTCCTGCAGTCCATACTCATTCCGATGAAATTCGAGTCGAGAGCCCTTCTCCTATTCAATTAAGAAGTAATTTCCCTGAAGCAGTGATTCCGACCGTCGGACTCATGCTTCTAGCTCTATTGGTCGGTTGGTTACATTTTAAGAAAGGGTTCAAACTTGCTCCGCTTACGATACTCTCGGTGGTCCTTACATTAGTCGTGATGGTTATCGGAATGAACGAATCGGTTCTGTCTTGGACTGGATTAGGAGATATTGAGAGATCTCCGAGCATTCCGAGCTGGAAAATTTTGCTTCTGCTCTACGCATTTTTAGCTTCGGTAACACCTATTTGGCTTCTGCTACAAAGCCGCGATTATATTAATTCCTTTCTTTTATACATCGGCATCATCGCCATATATCTGGGTTTCATTAAGGGAAGCATATTCGGAGAATTCACTTCTTTCAATGCGGACGCGGTTCGTTCGGAATCGATCGGATTGGATTTAGTGCCTTTCGTCTTTATCACGATCGCTTGCGGAGCCGTTTCCGGATTTCACGCTCTGGTAAGTTCCGGAACCACCGCCAAACAATTAAATCGCGAAGTGGATGCACGACCGATCGGTTACGGCGGAATGATCGGCGAATCTTTACTAGGCCTTACTTCGGTCGTCGCCTGCACGATCGGTTTTTCATCCGCCGCCGAGTGGTCTTCTTTCTATAAATCATGGGCGGGAATTCAAGGGTTGGCCCCGCAAGTCGGAGCTTACATTTACGGAACCGGTAGATTCATCTCTCAATTAGGATTCGATCAGGGATTTGCCCAAGGATTCATCGCACTGATCGTGGTAAGCTTCGCATTAACGTCCTTAGACTCGGCTACTCGTTTGCTGCGCTATAACGTGGAAGAAATTGCCGAAAGCACGGGCGTTGATTTTTTAAAGAAAACATTAGGAAATCGATATATTTCAAGCACAATCGCCTGCCTTGCGATCGCCTTTTTTGCCTTTCTCGAGGTCGAACAAGGAGGAAAGAAAAAAGCCGCCGGGTTGGCTCTTTGGAAATTGTTCGGGACTACAAACCAATTGCTGGCAGGCTTGGCCTTACTCGTGGTTACGATTTACTTATTGTATTCGAAACGAAAAACTTGGGTTTCGTTTATTCCGATGTTATTCGTATTAACTGCGACCCTATGGGCGATGATCGTGAACTTTTACGAATTCCTATTCGATAAAACTCCGAATTACCTGCTCGCGGCGGTGGGTGGAACTTTGATTCTTCTCACTCTCTGGCTACTCGTGGAGGCAATTCTAGCTTGGAGGCGGTTTTCTCGGACATGA
- a CDS encoding cell envelope biogenesis protein OmpA, producing the protein MCIKLIPRALIFGVFLGSALHANSLISTETTTFSPNRDGSIDSLRFKIHSSSLPKLQDWELTIRNASGESVRKFEANRIRRKEFVLFWDENEFAPEDVIVPENLEWNGEDENGNVVPDGYYTYQLLLLTSNQERILSEEAAIYLDSHPPKVEIGTKNRLLLFEDRNLSKIQIQQKGVGESADIFLGEFSDYQGRLIKSYSWRTRDLPFTLSWDGTDASGKQIPAGLYSYKLTARDPAGNESSARIDNLSLRSEAVGADINTDTELYSTDPTVPLSRIRFTTFISSKLKSDSFEWEVFKRKGDEETQIYSLKGLGEPPAEWTWEPKDKENHPIGSGVYFVRLTIHSRYDKFSSFPKKFALTDDKVKFSSDVFPNGVTPDDDWYKDSLEIRIRSKKLPILNWKISILESFGDDEKEERIVRAWSGQNPIPERLSWSGKDDQGRRIGSLAPLRVVLHYKDLFGREGEEEIGRLRTGILIIKEKEGYRISIPERLYEERWWTLPSTLKSILSKLPGYKIELQFHTSHHGDDEYNLKLSEEKARKIFRSFFGKESEFGRYRFRGFGETLPLISGNGLYEIDRNQRIDFFLSVGK; encoded by the coding sequence ATGTGTATCAAATTGATCCCGCGTGCGCTGATCTTCGGGGTTTTTTTGGGCTCGGCTTTACATGCTAATTCTTTGATTAGCACGGAAACTACGACATTCTCTCCCAATCGAGACGGTTCGATCGATTCTCTTCGATTTAAAATCCATTCCTCCTCCCTACCGAAATTGCAAGATTGGGAACTCACGATTCGAAATGCCTCGGGAGAGTCCGTTCGAAAATTTGAAGCAAATCGTATTCGGAGAAAGGAATTCGTCCTCTTTTGGGACGAAAACGAATTCGCTCCGGAAGACGTAATCGTTCCGGAAAATCTAGAGTGGAATGGGGAGGATGAAAACGGTAATGTCGTGCCGGACGGCTATTACACTTATCAATTATTATTATTAACTTCCAACCAAGAAAGGATTCTTTCGGAAGAAGCTGCCATTTATTTGGATTCGCACCCGCCGAAAGTCGAGATCGGTACGAAAAACCGACTGCTTCTTTTTGAAGACCGAAATTTATCCAAGATACAAATCCAGCAGAAAGGAGTCGGAGAATCGGCCGATATTTTTTTAGGCGAATTTTCGGATTACCAAGGCCGCTTAATAAAATCTTACAGTTGGCGAACGAGAGATCTCCCTTTTACCTTGAGTTGGGACGGAACCGACGCATCCGGCAAACAGATTCCTGCCGGCCTCTACTCTTACAAACTAACTGCAAGAGATCCGGCGGGCAATGAATCGTCCGCCCGAATCGATAATCTATCCCTTCGATCGGAAGCGGTCGGAGCCGATATCAATACGGACACGGAACTTTATTCCACTGACCCAACCGTTCCGTTAAGCCGCATCCGATTTACAACGTTCATTTCCTCCAAATTAAAATCGGATTCGTTCGAATGGGAAGTTTTTAAACGGAAAGGCGATGAAGAAACTCAAATCTATTCGCTTAAAGGACTCGGTGAACCTCCTGCCGAATGGACCTGGGAACCGAAAGATAAAGAAAATCACCCTATAGGCTCCGGAGTATATTTTGTTCGCTTAACAATCCACAGTCGTTACGATAAATTTTCGAGTTTCCCCAAGAAATTCGCCTTAACCGACGATAAGGTTAAATTTTCATCCGACGTTTTTCCGAACGGAGTAACTCCCGATGACGACTGGTACAAGGATAGTTTGGAAATTCGGATTCGCTCAAAAAAATTGCCTATTCTAAATTGGAAAATTTCCATTTTAGAATCTTTCGGCGATGATGAAAAAGAGGAAAGAATCGTTCGAGCTTGGTCGGGACAAAATCCGATTCCGGAAAGACTGTCTTGGTCCGGCAAAGACGATCAGGGAAGACGGATCGGCTCCTTAGCCCCGTTACGAGTCGTCCTTCATTATAAAGATCTTTTTGGAAGAGAGGGAGAAGAGGAAATCGGCCGTCTTAGAACCGGAATTTTGATTATAAAAGAGAAGGAAGGCTATAGAATTTCGATTCCTGAACGGCTCTATGAAGAACGTTGGTGGACTCTTCCATCCACTCTAAAATCCATCTTGTCCAAACTGCCGGGTTATAAAATCGAACTCCAATTTCATACTTCTCATCATGGAGACGATGAATACAATTTGAAACTTTCAGAAGAGAAGGCCCGCAAAATCTTCCGTTCTTTCTTCGGAAAAGAATCCGAATTCGGTAGATATCGATTTCGAGGATTTGGAGAAACTCTTCCATTGATCTCCGGAAACGGTCTGTACGAAATAGACCGAAACCAACGAATTGATTTTTTTCTAAGCGTGGGAAAATAA